In Kitasatospora viridis, the following are encoded in one genomic region:
- a CDS encoding LacI family DNA-binding transcriptional regulator, translating to MTRPAKRATSVDVARAAGVSQTTVSFVLNNKPGQTIPEETRRRVLEAAKRLDYRPHASARALAAGRSDIVLFSMPYLPISVSAGRFAEEFATALAGHGLTMVAHLAGVHGRSLADVCASVDASALVGLEEFAPDTVSALRRVGVAAVFSLGGGSAVPDRLIGRLQAEHLISRGHRRLGYALPGQRAPRRMATERLLGMEEACTDAGCAPPAALTVDLLTTDAARAVAEWQAQSVTAVAAYNDETALAVLAGARARNLTVPGELAVIGVDDIPTATLAVPPLTTIAFDLSHAARHAAEAVAAALRGGEAQQPELASRPHVVERDSA from the coding sequence ATGACACGACCCGCGAAGCGGGCGACCAGCGTGGATGTCGCGCGAGCCGCCGGGGTCTCACAGACCACCGTCAGCTTCGTCCTCAACAACAAGCCCGGACAGACGATCCCGGAGGAGACCCGACGGCGGGTCCTGGAAGCGGCGAAGCGCCTGGACTACCGTCCGCACGCCTCCGCGAGGGCGCTGGCGGCGGGGCGCAGTGACATCGTCCTCTTCTCGATGCCCTACCTGCCGATCTCCGTCAGCGCCGGCCGCTTCGCCGAGGAGTTCGCGACGGCGCTGGCCGGGCACGGGCTGACCATGGTGGCCCACCTGGCCGGCGTGCACGGGCGGTCGCTCGCCGACGTCTGCGCCAGCGTCGACGCCTCGGCGCTGGTCGGACTGGAGGAGTTCGCCCCCGACACCGTGTCAGCCCTGCGCCGCGTCGGCGTGGCGGCGGTGTTCTCGCTCGGTGGCGGTTCCGCCGTACCGGACCGGCTCATCGGGCGGCTCCAGGCCGAGCACCTGATCAGCCGCGGGCACCGGCGGCTCGGCTACGCCCTGCCGGGCCAGCGAGCCCCCCGGCGGATGGCGACCGAGCGGCTGCTCGGCATGGAGGAGGCCTGCACGGATGCGGGGTGCGCACCACCGGCGGCTCTGACGGTGGACCTGCTGACCACGGACGCCGCGCGGGCGGTGGCCGAATGGCAGGCCCAGTCGGTGACGGCCGTGGCCGCCTACAACGACGAGACGGCGCTGGCCGTTCTCGCGGGCGCACGCGCCCGGAACCTGACGGTCCCCGGCGAACTGGCCGTCATCGGCGTCGACGACATCCCCACCGCCACGCTCGCCGTGCCGCCGCTGACCACCATCGCCTTCGATCTGTCCCACGCGGCGCGGCACGCCGCCGAGGCGGTGGCGGCCGCGCTTCGGGGCGGGGAAGCGCAGCAGCCTGAACTCGCCTCGCGACCGCACGTGGTGGAGCGTGACTCGGCCTGA
- a CDS encoding alpha-L-rhamnosidase, producing MSTSATHLTFEYLRDPVGVGVARPRLSWITETTTPNWTQRAYEIEARGEVVRVESAESVLVEWPFAPLESRERVTVGVRVAGPDGEWTDWARADVEAALLRTDDWSAVFVSPGEGSLLRREFQVRPGLRSARLYATALGVYEAELNGSVVGDHVLAPGWTSYQQRLRYQTFDVTGLLVEGPNCIGATLGDGWYRGRLGFEGKRALYGDRTAFLAQLELAYQDGTVERIVTDRSWTASTGPVLSSDLYDGEQHDARLERPGWSTADFTDTGWEEALVVEHDLTTLFAAMSPPVRRTEFLTPVATTVSSSGATILDFGQNLVGRLRITVRGSAGERVTLRHAEVLQDGELCTAPLRTAQATDTYLLGGGAAEVWEPRFTFHGFRYAEVTGPVEDAVAVVCHTDFERTGWFECSDPLVERLHENVVWSMRGNFLDVPTDCPQRDERLGWTGDLQAFAPTAAFLYDSSGFFASWLADLAMEQSDDGIVPFTVPNVMGPPTAAAAWGDAAVTVPWTAYQRYGDRELLASQFPSMRAWVDKQRSLAGESLLWDTGFQFGDWLDPTVPGDRSDLAKTYPEIVATAYFARSAELVARAAEVLGEREEAREYGTLAARVRAAFRDEYVTPSGRLLSDSQSAYALALRFGLVSDEGARGHAGSRLADLVRGGGYKIGTGFVGTPLICDALTDAGATEVAYRLLLQRDCPSWLYQVVSGATTTWERWNSLLPDGTVNPSGMTSFNHYAFGAVADWLHRVVAGVAPAAPGYRRLRLAPRPGGGLTSASARLRTPYGLASCGWSLADGTLTVEAVVPANTFADLDLPGRPVETVGSGTHRRSVPFGGDTAPRGPLTLDSTMREVSDRPEAQQVITEVIVAWRPEVAELMAAGTSSNVNPATTVREALAILRNEEILAEIEARFAAL from the coding sequence ATGTCCACCAGTGCGACCCACCTGACCTTCGAGTACCTGCGCGACCCGGTCGGCGTCGGCGTGGCCCGCCCCCGGCTGTCCTGGATCACCGAGACGACCACACCGAACTGGACCCAGCGCGCCTACGAGATCGAGGCACGCGGTGAGGTGGTCCGGGTGGAGTCGGCGGAGTCCGTCCTGGTCGAGTGGCCGTTCGCACCGCTCGAATCCCGCGAGCGGGTCACCGTCGGCGTCCGGGTGGCCGGGCCGGACGGCGAGTGGACCGACTGGGCCCGTGCGGACGTCGAGGCGGCGCTGCTGCGGACCGACGACTGGAGCGCGGTCTTCGTCAGCCCCGGCGAAGGCTCACTGCTGCGCAGGGAGTTCCAGGTGCGGCCGGGCCTGCGGTCCGCGCGACTGTACGCAACGGCGCTCGGCGTGTACGAGGCGGAGCTCAACGGCTCCGTGGTCGGCGACCACGTGCTGGCCCCCGGCTGGACCTCCTACCAGCAGCGGCTGCGCTACCAGACCTTCGACGTCACCGGGCTGCTCGTCGAGGGGCCGAACTGCATCGGCGCCACCCTCGGCGACGGCTGGTACCGGGGGCGCCTCGGCTTCGAGGGCAAGCGCGCGCTCTACGGCGACCGGACCGCCTTCCTCGCCCAGCTGGAACTCGCCTACCAGGACGGCACCGTCGAACGCATCGTCACCGATCGCTCCTGGACCGCCTCGACCGGCCCGGTGCTCTCCAGCGACCTCTACGACGGCGAGCAGCACGATGCCCGGCTGGAGCGGCCCGGCTGGTCCACGGCCGACTTCACCGACACGGGCTGGGAGGAGGCGCTGGTCGTCGAGCACGATCTGACCACGCTGTTCGCGGCCATGAGCCCTCCGGTGCGCCGGACCGAGTTCCTGACGCCGGTCGCCACCACGGTCTCGTCCTCCGGCGCGACGATCCTGGATTTCGGGCAGAACCTGGTCGGCCGGCTGCGGATCACCGTCCGGGGCAGCGCGGGTGAGCGCGTCACCCTGCGCCACGCCGAAGTGCTCCAGGACGGCGAGCTCTGCACCGCACCGCTGCGCACGGCGCAGGCCACCGACACCTACCTGCTCGGCGGCGGCGCTGCCGAGGTCTGGGAGCCGCGCTTCACCTTCCACGGGTTCCGCTACGCCGAAGTGACCGGCCCCGTCGAGGACGCCGTCGCCGTCGTCTGCCACACCGACTTCGAGCGGACCGGCTGGTTCGAGTGCTCCGACCCCCTGGTTGAACGACTGCACGAGAACGTGGTCTGGAGCATGCGCGGCAACTTCCTGGACGTACCTACCGACTGCCCGCAGCGCGACGAGCGGCTCGGCTGGACCGGCGATCTCCAGGCCTTCGCTCCCACCGCGGCCTTCCTGTACGACAGTTCCGGCTTCTTCGCCTCCTGGCTCGCCGATCTCGCCATGGAGCAGAGCGACGACGGCATCGTGCCGTTCACCGTCCCCAATGTCATGGGCCCGCCCACCGCAGCCGCCGCCTGGGGAGACGCGGCAGTGACCGTGCCCTGGACCGCCTACCAGCGCTACGGCGACCGTGAGCTGCTGGCGTCGCAGTTCCCGAGCATGCGCGCCTGGGTCGACAAGCAGCGCTCCCTCGCCGGGGAGAGCCTGCTCTGGGACACGGGCTTCCAGTTCGGCGACTGGCTGGACCCGACCGTGCCCGGTGACCGCTCGGACCTCGCGAAGACCTACCCCGAGATCGTCGCGACCGCCTACTTCGCACGGTCCGCCGAGTTGGTGGCCCGTGCGGCCGAGGTCCTCGGCGAGCGGGAGGAGGCACGGGAGTACGGCACGCTCGCCGCGCGCGTTCGTGCCGCGTTCCGCGACGAGTACGTCACGCCGTCCGGCCGCCTGCTGTCCGACTCCCAGAGCGCCTACGCACTCGCGCTGAGGTTCGGCCTGGTCTCCGACGAGGGTGCCCGTGGCCACGCGGGGAGCCGGCTGGCCGATCTGGTGCGCGGCGGCGGGTACAAGATCGGCACCGGTTTCGTCGGCACCCCGCTGATCTGCGACGCGCTCACCGACGCGGGTGCCACCGAGGTGGCCTACCGGCTGCTGCTGCAGCGCGACTGCCCCTCCTGGCTCTACCAGGTCGTCAGCGGGGCGACCACCACCTGGGAACGGTGGAACAGCCTGCTGCCCGACGGCACGGTCAACCCCAGCGGCATGACCTCCTTCAACCACTACGCCTTCGGGGCGGTCGCGGACTGGCTGCACCGGGTCGTCGCGGGGGTGGCCCCTGCCGCCCCCGGCTATCGCAGGCTGCGTCTGGCCCCGCGCCCCGGTGGTGGCCTGACCAGCGCGAGCGCCAGGCTGCGCACCCCTTACGGGCTCGCCTCCTGCGGGTGGTCGCTGGCGGACGGGACCCTGACCGTCGAGGCGGTCGTCCCGGCCAACACCTTCGCCGACCTCGACCTGCCCGGCCGTCCGGTCGAGACGGTCGGGTCCGGCACGCACCGCCGCAGCGTGCCGTTCGGCGGCGACACTGCGCCGCGCGGACCGCTCACCCTCGACAGCACGATGCGCGAGGTCTCCGACCGACCCGAGGCCCAGCAGGTGATCACCGAGGTGATCGTCGCCTGGCGGCCGGAGGTCGCCGAGCTGATGGCTGCCGGCACCTCTTCCAACGTCAACCCCGCGACCACGGTCCGCGAGGCCCTGGCCATCCTGCGGAACGAGGAGATCCTCGCCGAGATCGAGGCCCGGTTCGCCGCTCTCTGA
- a CDS encoding TetR/AcrR family transcriptional regulator, whose product MTATSARGPYAKTAAIKRRIVEACAEAFGETGFHGATMKDIARRAGTSYTGLLHHFARKEDLLAAVLELRDERSTHYLRSASALDPSHNPVEALDGLLAVILENELQPGLMELHCVLSGEATSPGHPAHGYYADRYRMLRQFYARAFRALADRGELRSTADPEELAAMTVALVNGLQAQWLLDREGVRLESTIRAFLTSVVPALGELPQDIGSAAKAGTRS is encoded by the coding sequence GTGACGGCGACCAGCGCGCGAGGGCCCTACGCGAAGACGGCGGCGATCAAGCGACGGATCGTCGAGGCCTGCGCCGAAGCCTTCGGCGAGACGGGCTTCCACGGCGCGACCATGAAGGACATCGCCCGGCGGGCCGGCACCAGCTACACCGGACTGCTGCACCACTTCGCCCGCAAGGAGGACCTGCTCGCCGCGGTACTGGAGCTGCGTGACGAGCGCAGTACGCACTACCTCCGGTCCGCCAGTGCCCTCGATCCGAGCCACAACCCCGTCGAGGCCCTGGACGGCCTGCTCGCGGTGATCCTGGAGAACGAGCTCCAGCCGGGCTTGATGGAACTGCACTGCGTCCTGTCGGGCGAGGCGACCTCGCCCGGTCACCCGGCGCACGGCTACTACGCCGATCGGTACCGGATGCTCCGGCAGTTCTACGCAAGGGCGTTCCGAGCCCTGGCCGACCGCGGTGAGCTGCGCTCCACCGCCGATCCCGAGGAACTTGCGGCGATGACCGTCGCGCTCGTCAACGGCCTGCAGGCGCAATGGCTCCTCGACCGGGAGGGGGTGCGGTTGGAGTCGACGATCCGTGCGTTCCTGACCTCAGTGGTCCCGGCGCTCGGCGAGCTCCCGCAGGACATCGGGAGCGCGGCGAAGGCGGGGACGCGGAGCTGA
- a CDS encoding LacI family DNA-binding transcriptional regulator translates to MVRIKEVAREAGVSMGTVSNVLNRPESVSEETRLRVQSVISRLGYVRSESARQLRVGSSRIVALLVLDMRNPFFVDVASGAEQAAREAGLGVMVCNSAQNLRDEADYLGLFTEQRVRGVLVTPADGSGRNLEILRAQGIPYVLVDKATAGTDGCSVSVDDEVGGRLAARHLLAIGHRSIVYVSGPSHLSQVRDRRTGALAALAEAGLPAEALVELPVDRLDVAAGRDAGARLLGLEPRPTAVFCANDLLALGVLQALFAAGVRVPADIALVGYDDIEFAAAAAVPLTSVRQPALTLGRQAAELLIEETGPDRQDHRHRQIVLQPELVVRQSSLRSR, encoded by the coding sequence ATGGTCCGCATCAAGGAGGTCGCCCGGGAGGCGGGCGTGTCCATGGGCACGGTCTCGAACGTCCTGAACCGGCCGGAGTCCGTCAGCGAGGAGACCCGGCTCCGCGTGCAGTCGGTGATCTCCCGGCTGGGCTACGTCCGCAGCGAGTCGGCCCGCCAGCTGCGGGTCGGATCGAGTCGCATCGTCGCGCTGCTGGTGCTCGACATGCGCAACCCGTTCTTCGTCGATGTCGCCTCAGGTGCCGAACAGGCCGCACGAGAGGCTGGGCTCGGCGTCATGGTCTGCAACAGTGCACAGAACCTCCGGGACGAGGCGGACTACCTCGGGCTCTTCACCGAGCAGCGCGTCCGTGGCGTACTGGTCACCCCGGCGGACGGGTCCGGGCGGAACCTGGAGATCCTGCGCGCGCAAGGCATCCCCTACGTGCTCGTCGACAAGGCCACGGCGGGCACGGACGGCTGCTCGGTCTCGGTGGACGACGAGGTCGGCGGGAGGCTCGCCGCCCGGCATCTGCTCGCGATCGGACACCGATCGATCGTCTACGTCAGCGGCCCCTCCCACCTCTCCCAGGTCCGGGACCGCCGCACGGGGGCGCTGGCCGCGCTGGCGGAGGCGGGACTGCCGGCCGAAGCGCTGGTCGAGCTGCCCGTGGACCGCCTCGACGTAGCAGCGGGGCGTGACGCGGGCGCCCGCTTGCTCGGACTTGAGCCACGGCCGACTGCGGTGTTCTGTGCGAACGACCTGCTGGCGCTCGGCGTGTTGCAGGCGCTGTTCGCCGCCGGTGTCCGCGTGCCGGCCGACATCGCGCTGGTCGGCTACGACGACATCGAGTTCGCCGCCGCCGCCGCGGTCCCACTCACCTCGGTACGGCAGCCGGCCCTGACGCTCGGGCGGCAGGCCGCCGAGCTGCTGATCGAGGAGACCGGACCTGATCGGCAGGATCACCGGCACCGTCAGATCGTCCTCCAGCCCGAGCTGGTGGTCCGGCAGTCGAGCCTGCGCAGCCGCTGA